From the genome of Pseudomonas sp. Teo4, one region includes:
- a CDS encoding AraC family transcriptional regulator: MDSIRGTALLQYRELLAEHGMRQRDFLAPLQIDQDVVGNFGKTLPYVHLVQLFEGSAHALSLPRFGLELALLQGSTLIGPLSHLASSAPTVGHALVAVIRYMRHYSPTLHYRLEHRAGQAQLYFDNGLPSAEQTPQIIEKSVLGAQLLIGELRGTPLRPRAVTLRHAPLGDPGGYLRYFNCPVLFSQSHNSLVLSAEVLQEPCIKHDATLHGIVRHFLENQNITCDSLRTQVERNIQALLPYQRCTLEQVALALGLNPRTLQRRLAIDGIDFEAYLDNIRRLQAQQMLRRTSLTVGQIASELGYRRTTSFCRAHLRWFAMTPLEHRRLHGDPAIVAQCN; encoded by the coding sequence ATGGACAGCATCCGCGGCACAGCGCTGCTGCAATACCGCGAACTACTGGCTGAACATGGGATGCGTCAGCGTGACTTTCTGGCGCCCCTGCAAATCGACCAGGATGTTGTCGGCAACTTCGGCAAGACACTGCCTTATGTCCATCTGGTGCAGCTGTTCGAAGGCAGCGCCCATGCCTTGAGCCTGCCACGGTTCGGCCTGGAACTGGCGCTGCTGCAAGGGTCGACGCTGATCGGCCCACTCAGCCACCTGGCCAGCTCCGCACCTACCGTAGGCCACGCGCTGGTCGCGGTGATCCGCTACATGCGCCACTACAGCCCAACACTTCACTATCGCCTGGAGCATCGCGCCGGGCAGGCACAGCTGTACTTCGACAATGGGTTGCCCAGCGCTGAGCAGACGCCGCAAATAATCGAAAAGTCGGTACTTGGCGCACAGCTATTGATCGGTGAACTGCGCGGTACCCCGTTGCGCCCCCGGGCCGTGACGTTGCGCCACGCGCCACTGGGTGACCCCGGCGGTTACCTGCGCTACTTCAACTGCCCGGTGCTGTTCAGCCAATCGCACAACAGCCTGGTCCTGTCTGCGGAGGTATTGCAGGAGCCCTGCATCAAGCACGATGCCACGTTGCATGGCATCGTCCGCCACTTTCTGGAAAACCAGAACATCACCTGCGACAGCCTGCGCACCCAGGTCGAACGCAATATCCAGGCCTTGCTGCCCTACCAGCGCTGCACCCTGGAGCAAGTGGCGCTAGCCTTGGGGCTCAACCCACGCACCTTGCAGCGTCGCCTGGCCATCGACGGCATAGACTTCGAGGCTTACCTGGACAACATCCGCCGCCTACAGGCGCAACAGATGCTGCGCAGGACCAGCCTGACCGTCGGCCAGATCGCCAGCGAGCTGGGCTACCGCCGCACCACCTCGTTCTGCCGGGCCCACCTGCGCTGGTTCGCCATGACACCGCTGGAACACCGGCGACTGCACGGCGACCCGGCAATCGTCGCGCAGTGCAACTGA
- a CDS encoding mechanosensitive ion channel family protein, with product MKRVFYVLFVLMSWLPMVGQGAEPAGSPTDGVPGEPAELRIANRTIFTFHATLLGESPAARAQRAQAVIEEALRGTDDLKVSVDRILNSQMVLLGGRRAFIVAPLDLELAGGDTRETAEQAAAALRQVVEETGESRSVRFLLKALGFSALATLIYVALFKGANLGRRKLRGLLPKMMRSHASQIRVGQLPLFDMQYVYYVIDRLLWLVYWIVAFLLSYQWLSFVLSQFPYTRPWGESLNVHLLDLLRYLLQGVLHAIPGIAVAVLIFFIARGVSNFSRRMLERMARPGTIKWLTEETLQPTTRLTSLAIWLFALVMAYPYLPGSGTEAFKGLSVLLGLMISLGASSVVGQAAAGLILTYSRTLKAGEYVRVGDNEGTVTEVGMFNTTIRTGLGEVLTLPNSMITGSVTRNYSRVVQGQGYIVDTVVTIGYDTPWRQVEAMLVEAAKRTDGILSNPRPQVFQTGLSDFYPEYRLVAQAVPSEPRPRAELLSLLHANIQDVFNEYGVQIMSPHYLGDPQQEKWVPAEKWYTAPARAPDERDAGQR from the coding sequence ATGAAGCGCGTCTTCTACGTGTTATTTGTACTGATGAGCTGGTTGCCCATGGTCGGGCAGGGCGCGGAACCTGCGGGCAGCCCTACGGATGGTGTGCCTGGCGAGCCCGCCGAGCTCAGAATCGCCAACCGTACCATCTTCACCTTCCACGCCACCCTGCTGGGCGAAAGCCCGGCCGCCCGGGCACAGCGGGCACAAGCGGTGATCGAGGAAGCCCTGCGCGGAACCGATGACCTCAAAGTCAGCGTCGATCGCATCCTGAATAGCCAAATGGTCCTGCTGGGTGGTCGGCGAGCGTTCATCGTCGCACCGCTCGACCTCGAGCTGGCCGGAGGGGATACCCGCGAAACGGCCGAGCAAGCCGCCGCTGCCTTGCGCCAGGTAGTGGAGGAAACCGGCGAGTCGCGCAGCGTGCGTTTCCTGCTCAAGGCCCTGGGCTTCTCGGCCCTGGCGACGCTGATCTACGTCGCGCTGTTCAAGGGCGCCAACCTGGGCCGGCGCAAATTGCGCGGGCTGTTGCCGAAGATGATGCGCAGCCATGCCAGCCAGATCCGTGTCGGGCAGTTGCCGCTGTTCGACATGCAGTACGTGTACTACGTGATCGACCGCTTGTTGTGGCTGGTCTACTGGATCGTGGCATTCCTGCTGAGCTACCAGTGGCTGAGCTTCGTGCTGTCGCAGTTCCCCTACACCCGGCCCTGGGGGGAAAGCCTGAATGTCCACCTGCTGGACCTGCTGCGCTACCTGCTGCAGGGCGTTCTGCATGCCATCCCCGGCATTGCCGTGGCGGTGCTGATCTTCTTCATTGCCCGTGGCGTCAGCAACTTCAGCCGGCGCATGCTCGAGCGCATGGCCCGGCCTGGCACGATCAAATGGCTGACCGAGGAAACCCTGCAGCCGACCACGCGGCTGACTTCCCTGGCCATCTGGCTGTTCGCCCTGGTGATGGCCTACCCGTATCTGCCGGGGTCTGGCACCGAAGCGTTCAAGGGGCTGTCGGTGCTGCTGGGCCTGATGATTTCGCTGGGGGCCTCCAGCGTGGTCGGGCAGGCGGCGGCGGGGCTGATTCTCACCTACTCGCGCACCCTGAAGGCCGGCGAATACGTGCGGGTGGGCGACAACGAGGGCACCGTGACCGAGGTGGGCATGTTCAACACCACCATCCGCACCGGCCTTGGCGAAGTGCTGACCCTGCCCAACTCGATGATCACCGGCTCCGTGACCCGCAACTATTCGCGGGTGGTGCAAGGGCAGGGCTATATCGTCGATACCGTGGTCACCATTGGCTACGACACACCCTGGCGTCAGGTCGAGGCGATGCTGGTGGAGGCGGCCAAACGCACCGACGGAATTCTGTCGAACCCAAGGCCCCAGGTGTTCCAGACCGGGCTTTCGGACTTCTACCCGGAATACCGCCTGGTGGCCCAGGCAGTGCCCAGTGAGCCAAGGCCGCGGGCAGAGCTGCTGAGCCTGCTGCATGCGAACATTCAGGATGTGTTCAACGAATACGGCGTGCAGATCATGTCGCCGCACTACCTGGGCGACCCGCAGCAGGAAAAATGGGTGCCTGCGGAGAAGTGGTACACCGCGCCTGCACGCGCACCCGACGAGCGTGACGCGGGTCAGCGCTGA
- a CDS encoding fused MFS/spermidine synthase: MAPPAASSAVTHAPHTQARLLLALPATLLFVSGAAGLVYQVLWIKQLSLVVGVEVHAVATGISAFFAGLALGGLLFGRWADRLQRPVRLYVVLELAVALLGLGATLGLAQAAGPFARLEASVGLLAWALPFVLVGLPALLMGGTLPVLARALTPASGQLAEAGGRLYAANTAGAIAGTLLAAFVLLPRLGVTGSACAAASLNLLAALWAWLARGRDATLAQPCNAPSTPRSAQARLAVGLYCIAGGVALGYEVVWSQSIVPFMSTRAFAFAVVLATYLGGLLAGSALYARRADRIRDPWGLFGLLIAIAGLLALLQLAGLGRWLVLAQTQAELVALQVTGSELAGMCARFAVAALCMVFLPTTLLGAAFPLALRLAVDSGHVGRDVGAVVALNTLGGIVGVLLTGFVLVPQLGLVRTLGMLAGIAALVGLVAVWRGKGVRRPAVVGVGLVALATLLVALSTPPQRLAELLPGARNGQLTYYHEGKGGTVAVVTQGRQGQNFSRLYIQGVSNTGDAMPSLRYMRLQALLPLLIHSGEPRSALVIGFGTGITAGAMLRYPGLERSVVAELLPEVLQAAPRFNGNYAAVVDPRLDIRLRDGRRELLRSEERYDLVTLEPPPPSAAGVVNLYSRDFYQLAAARLQPAGLVAQWLPLPTQNDEDSRSLVRSFIDVFPHATLWTTELHEMLLIGSLQPLQLDVPRIRQRLAQAPVAQTLAEVGVDSAQALLSTWVTDRAGLERYAANALPVTDDQPRIEYANWVRPREITRVLPALLALRKAPPLLGAEPAFSSAVEDRWRVLQQFYSLSLHAYNGNRQAWAREAAALARSDGDNPYFRWFLGPGAGR, from the coding sequence TCACACACAAGCACGCCTGCTGTTGGCACTGCCTGCCACGCTGCTGTTCGTTTCCGGCGCTGCCGGCCTGGTCTACCAAGTGTTATGGATCAAACAACTGTCGCTGGTGGTGGGCGTGGAAGTGCACGCCGTCGCCACCGGCATCAGCGCTTTTTTCGCCGGTCTCGCCCTGGGCGGCCTGTTGTTCGGGCGCTGGGCCGACCGCTTGCAGCGCCCGGTGCGGCTGTACGTAGTGCTTGAACTGGCCGTCGCCTTGCTGGGGCTGGGCGCTACCCTCGGGCTGGCCCAGGCCGCCGGGCCGTTCGCCCGCCTGGAGGCCAGTGTCGGCCTGCTGGCCTGGGCCTTGCCGTTCGTGCTGGTGGGGCTGCCGGCGCTGCTCATGGGCGGCACCTTGCCGGTGCTGGCAAGGGCGCTGACGCCTGCCAGCGGGCAACTGGCCGAGGCGGGCGGGCGGTTGTATGCGGCCAATACCGCGGGTGCCATTGCCGGCACCTTGCTGGCGGCATTCGTGTTGCTGCCGCGCCTGGGCGTCACTGGCAGTGCCTGTGCCGCCGCCAGTCTGAACCTGCTGGCCGCGCTTTGGGCCTGGCTGGCACGCGGTCGCGACGCAACCTTGGCGCAACCTTGCAATGCCCCCTCGACGCCGCGTTCGGCGCAGGCACGTCTTGCCGTCGGGTTGTACTGCATCGCCGGGGGCGTGGCGCTGGGTTATGAGGTGGTCTGGAGCCAGTCGATAGTGCCCTTCATGAGCACTCGGGCGTTTGCCTTTGCCGTGGTGCTGGCCACCTACCTTGGCGGCCTGTTGGCCGGCAGTGCGTTGTATGCCAGGCGTGCCGATCGCATTCGTGATCCTTGGGGGCTGTTCGGCCTGTTGATCGCCATCGCTGGCCTGCTCGCGCTGCTGCAGCTCGCCGGGTTGGGGCGCTGGCTGGTTCTGGCCCAGACCCAGGCGGAGCTGGTCGCCTTGCAAGTGACCGGCAGTGAGCTGGCGGGCATGTGCGCACGCTTTGCCGTGGCGGCCCTGTGCATGGTGTTTCTACCCACCACCTTGCTTGGCGCCGCGTTCCCGTTGGCATTGCGCCTGGCGGTAGACAGCGGCCATGTGGGCCGGGACGTGGGCGCGGTGGTTGCGCTCAATACGCTTGGTGGCATCGTCGGCGTGCTGCTCACCGGCTTCGTGCTGGTGCCGCAGCTGGGGCTGGTGCGTACGCTGGGCATGCTGGCGGGCATTGCAGCGCTGGTCGGCCTGGTTGCGGTCTGGCGCGGCAAGGGTGTGCGGCGCCCGGCTGTGGTTGGCGTCGGCCTGGTTGCACTGGCGACCTTGCTGGTGGCGCTGTCGACGCCACCGCAGCGCCTGGCCGAGCTGCTGCCGGGGGCGCGCAACGGGCAACTGACCTATTACCACGAAGGCAAGGGCGGCACCGTGGCGGTCGTCACCCAGGGGCGCCAGGGCCAGAACTTCAGCCGGCTGTACATCCAGGGCGTGTCCAACACCGGCGACGCCATGCCGTCGTTGCGTTACATGCGCCTGCAGGCATTGCTGCCGCTGCTGATTCACAGCGGCGAGCCGCGCTCGGCGTTGGTGATCGGCTTTGGCACCGGTATCACTGCTGGGGCCATGCTGCGCTACCCTGGCCTTGAGCGTTCGGTGGTGGCGGAGTTGTTGCCCGAGGTGCTGCAAGCAGCGCCACGTTTCAATGGCAACTACGCCGCCGTGGTCGACCCCCGCTTGGACATTCGCCTGCGCGACGGCCGCCGTGAGCTATTGCGCAGCGAAGAGCGCTACGACCTGGTGACCCTGGAGCCTCCACCGCCCTCGGCGGCAGGCGTGGTCAACCTTTACTCCCGCGACTTCTACCAACTGGCCGCCGCGCGCCTGCAACCTGCCGGCCTGGTGGCCCAGTGGCTGCCGCTGCCGACCCAGAACGATGAAGACAGCCGCTCGCTGGTGCGCAGCTTCATCGATGTGTTCCCCCATGCGACGCTCTGGACCACCGAGCTTCACGAGATGCTGCTGATTGGCTCGCTGCAGCCGCTGCAACTGGACGTACCACGCATTCGCCAGCGTCTGGCGCAAGCCCCCGTGGCCCAGACGCTGGCGGAGGTTGGCGTCGATTCCGCACAGGCCTTGCTATCCACTTGGGTCACCGACCGTGCAGGACTCGAACGCTACGCGGCCAACGCCCTGCCGGTGACCGACGATCAGCCGCGCATCGAGTACGCCAACTGGGTACGCCCACGGGAGATAACCCGCGTGCTGCCTGCCTTGCTGGCATTGCGCAAGGCGCCGCCATTGCTGGGTGCCGAGCCTGCGTTCAGCAGCGCGGTGGAAGACCGCTGGCGCGTGCTGCAGCAGTTCTACAGCCTGAGCCTGCATGCCTACAACGGCAATCGCCAAGCCTGGGCACGGGAAGCCGCAGCGCTGGCTCGCAGCGACGGTGACAACCCTTATTTCCGCTGGTTTCTAGGGCCAGGCGCTGGACGCTGA